The following coding sequences lie in one Zingiber officinale cultivar Zhangliang chromosome 2B, Zo_v1.1, whole genome shotgun sequence genomic window:
- the LOC122048440 gene encoding uncharacterized protein LOC122048440: MDEYVRIGETTTIKSMKFFVKAVILIFGDEYLRSLNSNDIARLLTVGEKQGFPELAEGHAPKVNYSINGHDYTMGYYLADGIYPAWSTFVKTIPTPQGRKRQLFALTQESTRKDVKRAFGVLQARFAIVRGPTRYFCQSVLKDIMMACIILHNMIVEDERDSYLRAHDFDYDQEDDTNLEPISRYPTSQFVDFLQCHHGIRNKETHSQLQVDLIEHQWMLRGEE, translated from the exons ATGGATGAGTATGTAAGAATTGGAGAAACCACAACAATAAAGAGCATGAAATTTTTTGTCAAAGCGGTAATCTTGATCTTTGGAGATGAGTACTTGCGATCTCTAAATAGCAATGACATTGCTAGATTGCTAACAGTCGGTGAGAAACAGGGATTTCCAG AACTTGCTGAAGGTCATGCTCCTAAAGTTAACTACTCAATCAATGGCCACGATTATACTATGGGATATTATCTTGCAGATGGAATCTATCCTGCATGGTCTACATTTGTCAAAACCATTCCAACACCACAAGGTCGTAAAAGGCAATTGTTTGCATTGACTCAAGAATCTACGAGGAAGGATGTCAAGCGAGCATTTGGAGTTCTACAGGCACGCTTTGCAATTGTTCGTGGACCAACACGATATTTTTGTCAATCTGTACTAAAAGATATTATGATGGCCTGCATAATATTACACAACATGATCGTTGAGGATGAAAGAGATTCTTACCTTAGAGCACATGACTTTGATTATGACCAAGAAGATGATACAAACCTAGAACCAATTTCCCGTTATCCCACTTCTCAATTTGTGGATTTCCTTCAATGCCATCACGGCATTAGAAACAAAGAAACTCATTCACAACTACAAGTTGACCTTATTGAACATCAATGGATGCTACGAGGTGAAGAGTGA